The following coding sequences are from one Schizosaccharomyces osmophilus chromosome 1, complete sequence window:
- the vrp1 gene encoding verprolin, producing the protein MPPAPPPPPAPAPAAAVPAPPPVTKDRSDLLNSIQKGTKLKKAQTNDRSAPSVGGGGIVGDASKAAGRSSKLAGAPPMPASGSSGSNEPAVPASAPKLGGLFSQGMPKLRKVGKASSTASPPQPPISSKPMSSPPPPPPTYSAPPVPLSAPSIPSASAPRIPTSLPQKTSPSPSPTNVPSSPPPPVPSAPSKAPPLPPQSAPPLGSHMPINSRVSSGNSQTFPPPPPPPPPSHPPSSPIPASSYTLQHRSDKVDDHGRFHFKDDSYLPQPRRFRGGPKIYRGSTGSTVPLRLA; encoded by the exons ATGCCTCCGGCTCCTCCTCCCCCTCCAGCTCCAGCACCTGCTGCAGCCGTACCCGCTCCTCCTCCCGTAACTAAAGATCGATCCGATTTACTGAATTCCATTCAGAAAGGAACAAAGTTAAAAAAGGCACAAACAAATGATCGATCTGCTCCTAGCGTTGGCGGCGGTGGTATTGTCGGGGACGCTTCAAAAGCAGCTGGTCGCTCTAGTAAATTAGCGGGCGCACCTCCAATGCCTGCTTCTGGCTCCTCTGGATCAAATGAACCCGCTGTCCCTGCTAGTGCTCCTAAGTTAGGTGGTCTCTTCTCACAAGGAATGCCTAAACTTCGAAAAGTAGGAAAGGCTTCTTCCACTGCGTCTCCACCACAGCCTCCGATATCGTCCAAACCTATGTCTTCTCCTCCCCCTCCTCCCCCTACATATTCTGCACCGCCTGTTCCTCTTTCGGCACCTTCTATTCCATCCGCTTCTGCTCCTCGTATTCCTACTTCGTTGCCCCAGAAAACTTCACCCTCGCCAAGTCCTACCAACGTGCCTTCTTCACCTCCTCCTCCAGTTCCATCTGCACCATCCAAAGCACCTCCATTGCCTCCACAGTCAGCTCCACCCCTAGGTTCGCATATGCCTATAAATTCACGAGTCTCCTCTGGAAATTCACAAACAtttcctcctcctcctcctccgCCTCCTCCAAGTCATCCTCCTTCATCACCAATACCTGCTTCTTCTTACACTCTACAACATCGCTCAGACAAAG TTGACGACCATGGAAGGTTTCACTTCAAAGACGATAGCTAT
- the leo1 gene encoding RNA polymerase II associated Paf1 complex subunit Leo1, which yields MSEPEVNSSKEANEDLFGGSDDESFTKDEVETTNNESNNEILNENDELKDHQNDQELFFDEERNQESPKESKPVKKILESEIPNFPSPAPLDSKAFHARIPNFMSVEHAPFDSAKYAIEAEADETLLAHDVQWGQRVKHKVDNTIRWRFDESGNPESNTQVVQWSDGSYSLRIGNDIYDAQSKLITQPTFLTTSHEAQHLLRVQAALKRSFNFLPSAISTATTSKLPSMRMRGTPLSNRGVQEIVTEKDPELLKREAEKFEEERNRARRRLEKRKYLNNYKNGMEEEEEDFTSFVGPRGAYSQRDESAEQDRMERLKRIKQEGAGEYYNNEENYEDEEDEGALDDFIEDEEEEEDEEPVNQSKHSPSKRSVSPESERNERESASPDKKHEASNEAGNESGEADNAGQRRPRRRIIESDSE from the exons ATGTCTGAGCCTGAAGTGAATTCTTcgaaagaagcaaatgaaGACTTGTTTGGGGGAAGCGACGACGAaagttttacaaaagaCGAGGTTGAAACAACGAACAATGAATCCAACAACgaaattttgaatgaaaacgaCGAATTGAAAGACCATCAGAACGATCaagaattattttttgatgagGAAAGAAATCAGGAAAGTCCAAAGGAAAG CAAGCCTGTCAAAAAAATCTTAGAGTCTGAAATTCCTAATTTTCCGTCTCCTGCTCCATTAGATTCAAAAGCGTTTCATGCTCGGATACCAAACTTTATGTCGGTAGAACATGCTCCTTTTGACTCTGCAAAATACGCCATAGAGGCTGAAGCAGACGAAACATTATTGGCACACGATGTACAGTGGGGACAGCGTGTAAAGCACAAAGTGGATAATACTATTCGATGGCGCTTTGATGAATCGGGTAACCCCGAATCCAATACTCAGGTAGTCCAATGGTCAGATGGTTCTTATTCTCTTCGCATTGGTAACGACATATACGATGCCCAGTCGAAGCTGATTACCCAGCCTACATTCCTCACTACTTCTCATGAAGCTCAGCATCTCCTTCGTGTCCAAGCGGCCctcaaaagaagttttaattttcttccttccgCCATCAGTACGGCTACTACCTCCAAGCTTCCTTCTATGCGAATGAGAGGAACTCCACTGAGCAATAGAGGCGTTCAAGAAATTGTAACCGAGAAAGATCCTGAACTTCTTAAGCGCGAGGctgaaaaatttgaagaagaacgGAATCGTGCCCGGCGGCGTCTcgagaaaagaaaatatcttaataattacaaaaatgggatggaagaagaagaagaagattttaCTTCCTTCGTTGGTCCTCGGGGTGCCTATTCTCAAAGAGACGAATCAGCCGAGCAGGATCGCATGGAGCGACTTAAACGAATTAAGCAAGAAGGGGCTGGAGAATATTACAATAACGAAGAAAATtatgaagacgaagaagatgaaggaGCTCTTGATGATTTCATTGAAGAcgaggaggaagaagaggatgagGAACCCGTCAATCAATCTAAACACTCTCCTTCCAAAAGGTCTGTAAGCCCTGAAAGcgaaagaaatgaaagagaaagtgCATCACCAGATAAGAAGCACGAAGCATCAAATGAAGCTGGTAATGAGTCGGGTGAAGCGGACAATGCTGGGCAGCGTAGACCACGACGCCGTATCATTGAAAGTGATAGCGAATGA
- a CDS encoding Schizosaccharomyces specific protein has protein sequence MGYTAAFIQWGILLGGSYYLYQKITEKSKKPSNGKSELKSRRNLKVNKKKKKSSKATSKEEEFVKADESQKKVALGKPTSLSSETVKAESEKPSKAAYVSEKKEDTISNPPRKQQNAKGKENVSKKDDLQHEQNISSSPVASTKSEKQNEEPENIGYSRSSTPASLKLKETVKVMQTPSSDSRNNDDDSDDGFQIVSKSKNGRKSVSSSIPQTKKQRQNQQRKEKFRELQEIADLEQRKKLASHRNELEMNMKRSKVASPNRFSPSSFVAVGQAGSSSSTPRYDTLW, from the coding sequence atggGCTATACTGCAGCTTTCATTCAATGGGGAATTTTATTAGGAGGTTCTTATTACCTTTATCAAAAGATTACTGAGAAATCTAAAAAACCATCGAATGGAAAGAGTGAATTGAAGTCCCGTAGAAATTTAAAAgttaacaaaaagaaaaagaagtcCTCTAAGGCCACttcgaaagaagaagagtttGTAAAGGCTGACGAAAGTCAAAAGAAGGTTGCTCTAGGAAAGCCTACCAGTTTGTCCTCAGAAACTGTGAAAGCGGAATCTGAAAAGCCAAGCAAAGCTGCTTATGTTAGtgagaagaaagaagacaCGATCTCTAACCCACCACGCAAGCAACAAAATGctaaaggaaaagagaaTGTCTCGAAAAAGGATGATCTTCAGCATGAGCAGAACATTAGCTCTAGTCCGGTAGCTTCAACGAAGTcggaaaaacaaaatgaagagcCCGAAAATATTGGTTATTCGCGTTCCAGTACACCagcttctttaaaattgaaagagacTGTAAAGGTGATGCAGACTCCCTCTTCGGACTCGAGGAATAACGATGATGATTCCGATGATGGTTTCCAAATCGTTTCTAAATCtaaaaatggaagaaaatcagtgtcttcttcaatacCTCAAACGAAAAAGCAGCGCCAAAATCAACAGcggaaagaaaaatttagaGAACTGCAGGAAATCGCTGATCTTGAACAGCGAAAAAAATTAGCATCCCACAGAAACGAACTAgaaatgaatatgaaaCGATCAAAAGTAGCTAGTCCGAACAGGTTTTCTCCCTCTTCTTTCGTAGCGGTTGGCCAAGCTGGTTCCTCTTCCAGCACTCCCAGATATGATACGCTTTGGTAA